The Dendropsophus ebraccatus isolate aDenEbr1 chromosome 10, aDenEbr1.pat, whole genome shotgun sequence genome has a segment encoding these proteins:
- the LOC138766591 gene encoding olfactory receptor 1L6-like: MEVNNTTHHGFILLGFSDMPDLRIPLFSAFMAAYILCIVGNFTIAMLIISQPQHQCPMLFLMGNLAFVDICLPSITIPRALYGLISGDTYISVHGCFLQLFFFLALGNMDSFILAIMAFDRYAAVCHPLRYLNIMSRKTCICLVASSWVIVSLHSALYAIMTSSQVNCKWVIHHFFCDLPVLMLLSCKESSNLEQIGVFVECAIIVLSPGFFILVSYILIVRAVLKLQTSKGRWKTFSTCSSHLTIVTIYYSALIFGYFRPNSMYSPANDRFITIVFCFFIPLINPFIYSMRNKQVTSGVKKVLPQASS; this comes from the coding sequence ATGGAGGTGAATAACACGACTCATCATGGGTTCATATTACTGGGCTTCTCTGATATGCCTGACCTACGTATTCCTCTCTTCTCCGCCTTCATGGCAGCTTACATTTTATGCATTGTAGGAAATTTTACCATTGCCATGCTTATCATATCACAACCTCAACATCAGTGCCCCATGTTATTTCTGATGGGGAATCTGGCATTTGTAGATATTTGCTTGCCATCTATTACCATTCCACGGGCCTTGTATGGTCTCATCTCTGGAGACACCTACATCTCTGTCCATGGTTGCTTCCTGCAGCTCTTCTTCTTTCTGGCACTCGGTAACATGGACAGTTTTATTCTGGCAATCATGGCCTTTGATCGATATGCTGCAGTCTGTCATCCATTGCGTTACCTAAACATCATGAGTCGTAAGACATGTATCTGCCTGGTGGCCTCTTCATGGGTCATCGTAAGTCTTCACTCAGCTCTGTACGCAATCATGACTTCTTCTCAGGTTAACTGTAAATGGGTTATACATCACTTCTTCTGTGACTTACCTGTGCTAATGTTGTTATCCTGTAAAGAATCTTCTAACCTTGAGCAAATAGGGGTGTTTGTTGAATGCGCCATCATAGTTCTCAGTCCAGGGTTCTTCATCTTGGTGTCCTACATACTGATCGTAAGAGCCGTGCTGAAGCTACAGACCTCAAAAGGAAGATGGAAAACCTTCTCTACGTGCTCCTCTCACCTCACCATTGTCACCATTTACTACAGTGCACTCATATTTGGGTATTTTCGTCCAAACTCCATGTACTCTCCAGCCAATGACCGGTTTATCActatagtgttttgtttttttatccccCTGATTAACCCTTTTATATACAGCATGAGGAACAAGCAGGTGACGTCTGGTGTAAAGAAAGTTTTACCACAAGCTTCAAGCTGA